The Dehalogenimonas lykanthroporepellens BL-DC-9 genome includes a window with the following:
- a CDS encoding hypothetical protein (KEGG: aba:Acid345_4436 hypothetical protein) — MFGFYAFLLMWYGLGAIIGVIVFRDARRLGRRVGEALAWALASGLLLPFAALIYYFLTRRDWQKESAGELPAADDSANPFIRFLRSAGRNRGALVVLLLILASVIPNLYGQGWFCFSFGSEDVDPLTVQWQSGIGACFDGEYLWVADDGGLAVRKVDPADGSVVGEVPIEGRAEGMAFDGKYIWVSVLSGSYPSGHLVKINADSLKVTVYDRWSVNPDDYGSLYYDGKYLWGGMGGISKICRTNGIVVDDRLVEHGPNYLVSDGRYLWSAGQNFNRIDPDRGSIVDSTGSVPGAVGGSLMFDGKDLWFFNGLALYWLDLDSDGNPISETKFEMPVYGGNAVTDGSTIWMVDIEDGTVVEFDIATREIVGLTTVSFADGTYAMRAALAYDGHDVWVVNRANGSVYKVQG, encoded by the coding sequence ATGTTCGGTTTCTACGCTTTTCTCCTGATGTGGTACGGCCTGGGGGCTATCATCGGTGTCATTGTATTCCGTGATGCCCGCAGACTGGGTCGGCGGGTCGGTGAAGCACTGGCCTGGGCTCTGGCTTCGGGTTTGTTGCTCCCGTTTGCCGCTCTGATTTACTATTTTCTCACCCGTCGGGACTGGCAAAAGGAATCAGCCGGTGAGCTTCCGGCGGCTGATGACTCCGCTAATCCCTTCATTCGTTTTCTGCGGTCGGCCGGCCGTAATCGGGGTGCGCTGGTTGTGCTTCTCTTGATCCTGGCCAGTGTGATCCCCAATCTCTACGGTCAGGGCTGGTTTTGTTTTTCTTTCGGTTCGGAAGATGTCGATCCGTTGACCGTTCAATGGCAGAGCGGCATCGGCGCCTGTTTCGACGGTGAGTACCTGTGGGTGGCCGATGACGGCGGCCTCGCGGTTCGTAAGGTAGACCCGGCTGACGGGTCGGTGGTGGGTGAGGTTCCTATCGAGGGCCGGGCCGAGGGCATGGCCTTTGACGGCAAATACATTTGGGTATCGGTTCTCAGCGGTAGTTACCCGAGTGGCCATCTGGTGAAAATAAATGCCGACAGTCTGAAGGTGACAGTGTATGACCGGTGGTCGGTCAACCCCGATGATTATGGTTCCTTGTATTATGACGGCAAGTATCTCTGGGGCGGCATGGGCGGCATCAGTAAAATCTGCCGCACCAACGGCATCGTTGTCGATGACCGGCTGGTCGAACACGGCCCTAACTATCTGGTCTCCGACGGCCGGTATCTCTGGTCGGCCGGACAGAATTTCAACCGGATTGACCCTGACCGCGGCAGTATCGTTGACTCAACCGGCAGTGTCCCCGGCGCCGTCGGCGGTTCTCTGATGTTCGATGGTAAAGACCTGTGGTTTTTCAATGGTTTAGCCTTATATTGGTTGGATCTCGACAGTGACGGTAATCCTATCTCGGAAACTAAGTTTGAAATGCCGGTCTACGGCGGCAATGCGGTGACCGACGGTAGCACCATCTGGATGGTGGACATCGAGGACGGCACCGTGGTCGAATTCGACATCGCCACCCGGGAAATCGTCGGCTTGACCACGGTTTCATTCGCCGATGGCACCTATGCCATGAGAGCCGCCCTGGCTTACGACGGTCACGATGTCTGGGTCGTCAACCGCGCCAACGGCTCGGTCTACAAAGTGCAGGGCTGA
- a CDS encoding hypothetical protein (KEGG: afu:AF1575 hypothetical protein), with product MKKASGLKKSLLLIGLFVGLTVVSGCADPVASVPRNIEDLSLTGVWRQVVDVIDIQAESARLDTFNLVTDAEGEIQRLSLKFYGYDSDGRPKFFSAEMNSNRLLGVKTLVTTSVLEYRHPLGILAELDAVGIAALEPGDDGLSIQIRFQRNDISYRYEYTDVFHLSNGNLRQLDKIRFSNDYYSCVIEYFQLQKSDSGIYTTPPAPVPPGQRTGQVWFLTEDLSMAVDVVYLDE from the coding sequence TTGAAAAAGGCCTCAGGATTAAAAAAGAGCCTGTTGCTCATCGGCTTATTCGTCGGGCTGACGGTGGTGTCCGGTTGCGCCGATCCGGTAGCTTCCGTTCCCCGGAATATTGAAGACCTTTCGCTGACCGGGGTCTGGCGCCAGGTGGTGGACGTCATCGATATCCAGGCGGAGTCGGCCCGGCTGGACACATTCAATCTGGTTACCGACGCTGAGGGTGAAATACAACGGCTGTCGCTGAAATTCTATGGCTATGATTCTGACGGGAGACCGAAATTCTTTAGCGCCGAGATGAACTCAAACAGATTGCTGGGGGTGAAAACTTTGGTCACTACGTCGGTTTTGGAGTATCGGCACCCTCTGGGGATTCTGGCTGAACTCGACGCCGTGGGCATCGCGGCGTTGGAGCCGGGGGACGACGGCTTATCCATCCAGATAAGATTTCAACGGAACGATATCAGCTATAGGTATGAATACACTGATGTCTTCCATTTGTCGAACGGAAACTTGCGGCAATTGGATAAAATCCGGTTTTCCAACGATTATTATTCTTGTGTCATCGAATATTTTCAGCTTCAAAAGTCCGATTCCGGTATCTATACCACGCCGCCGGCGCCGGTGCCGCCCGGACAGCGGACGGGCCAGGTGTGGTTTCTGACCGAAGACCTGTCTATGGCAGTCGATGTGGTATATTTGGATGAATGA
- a CDS encoding hypothetical protein (KEGG: rba:RB1974 hypothetical protein) — protein MFTFFRERYYAMRAAAAAIEHRHYEELSDVVILFICLPACHCAHPSAEKQSRYPYPPQLSMSLPVKTGTLMADSSSPVLDIEYLRFNIVYDLLFGIWNFPAKPGVWEG, from the coding sequence ATGTTCACCTTCTTTCGCGAAAGGTACTATGCTATGAGAGCCGCCGCCGCGGCTATTGAGCACCGTCATTACGAGGAGCTCAGCGACGTGGTGATCTTGTTCATCTGCCTGCCCGCCTGCCATTGCGCGCACCCATCAGCCGAGAAACAATCTCGGTACCCCTATCCGCCGCAACTATCTATGTCATTACCCGTGAAAACGGGAACGCTGATGGCTGACAGCTCGTCCCCCGTTTTGGACATTGAATATTTAAGATTTAATATTGTTTATGATTTGTTATTTGGGATTTGGAATTTCCCGGCCAAACCGGGGGTATGGGAGGGGTAA
- a CDS encoding hypothetical protein (KEGG: pfs:PFLU0689 putative phosphesterase) — translation MLKQFLAGVFVIVIGFSTVACGNASASPGPPSISPVSVIAAFIGGFAVAGLIFNLLRRRK, via the coding sequence ATGCTGAAACAATTTTTAGCCGGTGTGTTCGTCATCGTTATCGGCTTTTCGACGGTCGCCTGCGGCAACGCATCGGCCAGCCCCGGCCCGCCATCCATCAGTCCGGTTTCAGTCATCGCCGCCTTCATCGGCGGCTTCGCCGTGGCTGGCCTGATATTCAACCTGCTCCGTCGCCGTAAGTGA